Proteins encoded within one genomic window of Companilactobacillus zhachilii:
- a CDS encoding metal ABC transporter permease has translation MFGYEFMQQAFIASTFIAITAGLVGVFVVSRNMSFLSHTLSEIGFAGASFGILIGISPLAGMIIFTLVSSIAVGSLSGEASRREASISAISSLFIGLGILFLSLSAQSSSYATNILFGSIVGISGHEVKQLMILALFVILIFLVFYKPLAFDSFDHLGAQAAGLKTRLLSITFLVTLALSVSIGAQIVGSLLVFVLLTLPAATAKYLVHSVPKMILVSVGLSLIGVWLGLYLAFITNWPVTFFISTFEVLAYFCGLSYKNWKLTH, from the coding sequence ATGTTTGGATATGAATTTATGCAACAAGCCTTTATTGCTAGTACCTTCATCGCTATTACAGCAGGTCTAGTGGGCGTTTTCGTCGTTTCACGTAATATGTCATTTTTATCACATACACTGTCAGAAATTGGCTTTGCCGGAGCTTCTTTTGGAATCCTGATTGGTATTTCACCATTAGCCGGGATGATTATCTTTACCCTTGTCAGCTCGATTGCCGTCGGCAGTTTAAGTGGTGAAGCTTCCAGACGTGAAGCCTCGATTAGTGCCATTTCCTCGTTATTTATTGGTTTAGGAATCCTCTTTTTATCACTATCAGCTCAATCAAGCAGTTATGCAACAAATATTTTGTTCGGAAGTATCGTTGGTATCAGCGGTCACGAAGTTAAACAATTGATGATTTTAGCATTATTCGTCATTTTAATATTCCTTGTATTTTATAAACCACTCGCCTTTGACTCCTTCGATCATTTAGGTGCTCAAGCAGCGGGACTAAAAACAAGATTATTATCCATCACTTTCTTAGTCACTCTAGCACTAAGCGTCAGTATCGGGGCCCAAATAGTTGGTTCATTGCTAGTCTTTGTCTTACTAACCCTACCAGCTGCCACTGCTAAATACTTGGTTCATTCAGTCCCAAAAATGATTTTAGTTTCCGTCGGCTTATCATTAATCGGCGTTTGGTTAGGACTATATTTAGCCTTCATTACTAACTGGCCAGTGACATTCTTTATTTCAACATTTGAAGTTTTGGCCTATTTCTGTGGATTAAGTTATAAGAATTGGAAATTAACACATTAA
- a CDS encoding ATP-binding cassette domain-containing protein gives MIVANNLTKKFGKQLVFENLNFTINDGEFISLVGPNGSGKTTLVKILMGLESKTSGDLQISKQTIGYVPQFRNIDLDYPLSIEQFVRLNLKFTFSPKQRKLDNGLIQTIMEKTHLTTLKDRPLGLASGGEKQKAYLAQALLNNPQVLILDESTASLDVEVKMQLMDLVQELNQKYHLTVIFITHDYELTKKYTSRALLFKNKTIESIDINDVSEKMFEMEG, from the coding sequence ATGATAGTAGCAAACAATTTAACAAAAAAATTTGGTAAACAATTAGTTTTTGAAAATCTGAATTTTACGATTAATGATGGTGAATTTATCAGTCTTGTTGGACCAAATGGTTCAGGAAAGACTACCCTCGTTAAAATTTTGATGGGATTAGAATCAAAGACCAGTGGTGATTTGCAAATTTCCAAACAAACCATTGGCTATGTTCCCCAATTTCGAAATATTGACCTCGATTATCCGCTCAGTATTGAGCAATTCGTGCGGCTAAATCTTAAATTCACATTTAGTCCCAAACAACGTAAGCTCGATAACGGATTGATTCAGACTATTATGGAAAAAACGCATCTTACGACTCTCAAAGACCGTCCGCTGGGTCTGGCCTCTGGTGGTGAAAAACAAAAAGCCTACCTTGCCCAAGCTTTACTAAATAATCCCCAAGTTTTAATTTTAGACGAATCGACTGCTAGTTTAGATGTTGAAGTCAAAATGCAATTGATGGATCTCGTTCAAGAATTAAATCAAAAATATCACCTAACAGTAATTTTTATTACTCATGATTACGAATTAACAAAGAAATATACTAGTCGAGCTCTCCTTTTCAAAAACAAAACGATTGAATCGATTGATATCAACGATGTTTCTGAAAAAATGTTCGAGATGGAGGGTTAA